The following coding sequences are from one Numenius arquata chromosome 29, bNumArq3.hap1.1, whole genome shotgun sequence window:
- the LOC141476214 gene encoding inhibin beta C chain-like, translating to MAPEVTPAVAFLLLTLLRMAAPKGVWCPACGLAALAPTTQRDVLIALAKQSILSKLHLEDRPNVTNPTSRGALLTALRRMRAQRTDAALSPGMPRDGDIPRLRPGMGVQEYEILSFAESGSSTSRSVRLHFHFTRELAGSTEILEATLYLFWAVPGPGRHPVTIRLLQPDPTGPNVTVASETRLEVRRAGWATLDVGQAVQSLFSQGSQRLTVELEVAEDWGSPLLAVHSDSHWPFVAARARARTPHRVQRRGIDCSGDSRMCCRKEFFVDFKEIGWEDWIIQPEGYHMNYCTGLCPLHMAGIPGLAASFHTAVLNLIKANNADAAVDSCCVPTQRRPLSLLYYDRDSNIVKTDIPDMIVDACGCT from the exons ATGGCACCGGAGGTGACACCCGCGGTGGCTTTCCTGCTCCTGACCCTTCTGAGGATGGCGGCACCCAAGGGAGTGTGGTGCCCGGCCTGTGGGCTGGCGGCCCTGGCCCCCACCACGCAGCGGGACGTCCTCATCGCGCTGGCAAAGCAGAGCATCCTCTCCAAGCTCCACTTGGAGGACAGGCCCAACGTTACCAACCCCACGTCCAGGGGGGCTCTGCTGACCGCTCTCCGCAGGATGCGCGCGCAGCGCACGGACGCGGccctctccccagggatgccCCGTGACGGCGATATCCCACGCCTGCGTCCCGGGATGGGTGTGCAGGAATACGAGATCTTGAGCTTTGCCGAGTCAG GGTCCTCCACCTCCCGCAGCGTTCGCCTGCATTTCCATTTCACCCGGGAGCTGGCTGGGAGCACCGAGATCCTGGAAGCCACCCTCTACCTCTTCTGGGCAGTCCCTGGACCCGGGAGGCACCCTGTCACCATCAGGCTCTTGCAGCCAGACCCAACGGGACCGAACGTGACGGTGGCCAGCGAGACACGGCTGGAGGTGCGGAGAGCCGGCTGGGCCACGCTGGACGTGGGCCAAGCTGTCCAGAGCCTCTTCAGCCAAGGGAGCCAGAGGCTCACTgtggagctggaggtggcagaggaCTGGGGGTCTCCGCTCCTTGCTGTCCACAGTGATTCCCACTGGCCATTTGTGGCAGCCCGGGCCCGGGCCAGGACGCCCCACAGGGTCCAGCGGCGCGGCATCGATTGCAGTGGGGACTCTCGGATGTGCTGCCGCAAGGAATTCTTCGTGGACTTCAAGGAGATCGGCTGGGAAGACTGGATCATCCAGCCAGAGGGATATCACATGAACTACTGTACGGGGCTCTGCCCCCTGCACATGGCTGGCATCCCTGGACTTGCTGCCTCCTTCCACACGGCTGTCCTCAACCTCATCAAAGCCAACAATGCGGACGCAGCCGTGGACTCCTGTTGCGTGCCCACACAGCGTcgtcccctctctctgctctaCTATGACCGGGACAGCAACATCGTCAAGACCGACATCCCCGACATGATCGTCGATGCCTGCGGTTGTACTTGA